One Actinosynnema pretiosum DNA segment encodes these proteins:
- a CDS encoding TetR/AcrR family transcriptional regulator: protein MAGQHQAQRRRMEPDARRAQILAAARKLFGARGYAGVATADIAAEAGVARALINHYFTGKRGLYLEVVRQMMVIPASVSERLPRTTPEERVSICVDRWLEVVERNREMWLSAINLEAIGGDPEIDRIMLEADEIATDRVLEAALMTDVVDGREKLRALVRAHGAMLKAASREWLVRGSLSRADLHVLLTRTVLHLVDEVFPAVRDE, encoded by the coding sequence ATGGCCGGGCAGCACCAGGCGCAGCGGCGCCGGATGGAACCGGACGCCAGGCGGGCGCAGATCCTCGCCGCCGCGCGCAAGCTCTTCGGCGCGCGCGGCTACGCGGGCGTGGCGACCGCGGACATCGCCGCCGAGGCGGGGGTGGCCCGCGCCCTGATCAACCACTACTTCACCGGCAAGCGCGGCCTGTACCTGGAGGTGGTGCGCCAGATGATGGTCATCCCCGCCTCCGTGTCCGAGCGCCTGCCGCGCACCACCCCCGAGGAGCGCGTGTCGATCTGCGTCGACCGGTGGCTGGAGGTCGTCGAGCGCAACCGGGAGATGTGGCTGTCCGCCATCAACCTGGAGGCCATCGGCGGCGACCCGGAGATCGACCGGATCATGCTGGAGGCCGACGAGATCGCCACCGACCGGGTGCTGGAAGCCGCGCTCATGACGGACGTGGTGGACGGCCGGGAGAAGCTGCGGGCGCTGGTGCGCGCGCACGGCGCGATGCTCAAGGCCGCCTCCAGGGAGTGGCTCGTGCGCGGCTCCCTCAGCCGCGCGGACCTGCACGTGCTGCTGACCAGGACCGTCCTGCACCTGGTGGACGAGGTCTTCCCGGCCGTCCGGGACGAGTAG
- a CDS encoding AMP-dependent synthetase/ligase, translated as MTTTAEPLHESAQESTITRLLRRDAERFPDHPALTSGGTTLTWSRLRAEVATLTRGLAALGVRRGDRVLIAMSKRPEHWIADLAAVHLGALPCSTYDTLSTEQVGHIARHSNASTLVLEGAEQLARWRPVLDDLPNLRTVVVLDPAALPPGDPRFVGYAELRGEPTTPDAAFEALTDAVGPTWPLTLVYTSGTTGDPKGVVLSHRNAVYESLAQEHLVPGPEHPRTVAYLPMAHIAERVLGVYLPICNAGHVTTCPDPKQLLPALLAVRPHGMFGVPRVWEKLVTGLRATLAALPPEHAAPVEAARRAVFEAHRLRAEGAEVPADLAERARHLDDAVLRPIRAAIGLDECVRAYSGAAPIPVPVLEFLAGLGLPVLEVWGLSETTGAATVSTPERFATGAVGAAVPGVEVAVAEDGELLVRGPVVCEGYLRADGGIDPVTDGDGWLRTGDVGAIDDRGLVTITDRKKELIITDGGKNIAPTKVEALLRAHPLVGQAVVIGDRRPYLTALLVLDEDAAPAWAAAHGITTGLPELAGHPDVLAALDHAVAEANAPLSRAEQVKAHRVLPGPWTAESGELTPKLSLRRKAVAELHAATIDSMYT; from the coding sequence GTGACGACCACAGCAGAGCCGCTGCACGAGTCCGCGCAGGAGTCGACGATCACCCGGCTGCTCCGGCGCGACGCCGAGCGGTTCCCCGACCACCCCGCGCTCACCTCCGGCGGGACCACCCTGACCTGGTCGCGGCTGCGCGCCGAGGTCGCCACCCTCACCAGGGGCCTGGCCGCGCTGGGCGTGCGCCGGGGCGACCGGGTGCTCATCGCCATGTCCAAGCGCCCCGAGCACTGGATCGCCGACCTGGCCGCCGTGCACCTGGGCGCGCTGCCGTGCAGCACCTACGACACGCTCAGCACCGAGCAGGTCGGCCACATCGCCAGGCACAGCAACGCCTCCACCCTCGTCCTGGAGGGCGCGGAGCAGCTCGCCCGCTGGCGGCCGGTGCTGGACGACCTGCCGAACCTGCGCACCGTCGTCGTGCTCGACCCGGCCGCGCTGCCGCCCGGCGACCCGCGCTTCGTCGGCTACGCCGAGCTGCGCGGCGAGCCCACCACCCCCGACGCCGCGTTCGAAGCGCTCACCGACGCGGTCGGCCCCACCTGGCCGCTCACCCTCGTCTACACCTCCGGCACCACCGGCGACCCCAAGGGCGTCGTGCTCTCGCACCGCAACGCCGTCTACGAGTCCCTCGCGCAGGAGCACCTCGTGCCCGGCCCCGAGCACCCCAGGACCGTGGCCTACCTGCCCATGGCGCACATCGCCGAGCGCGTCCTCGGCGTCTACCTGCCGATCTGCAACGCCGGGCACGTCACCACCTGCCCCGACCCCAAGCAGCTCCTGCCCGCGCTGCTCGCCGTCCGTCCACACGGGATGTTCGGCGTGCCGAGGGTGTGGGAGAAGCTGGTCACCGGTCTGCGCGCCACGCTCGCCGCGCTGCCGCCCGAGCACGCCGCCCCCGTCGAGGCCGCCCGCCGCGCCGTCTTCGAGGCGCACCGGCTGCGCGCCGAGGGCGCCGAGGTCCCCGCCGACCTGGCCGAGCGCGCCCGCCACCTGGACGACGCCGTGCTGCGCCCGATCCGCGCCGCCATCGGCCTGGACGAGTGCGTGCGCGCCTACAGCGGCGCAGCCCCGATCCCGGTGCCGGTGCTGGAGTTCCTGGCGGGCCTGGGACTTCCCGTGCTGGAGGTGTGGGGCCTGTCCGAGACCACCGGCGCCGCCACCGTCAGCACCCCGGAGCGGTTCGCCACCGGCGCGGTCGGCGCGGCCGTGCCCGGCGTGGAGGTGGCGGTGGCCGAGGACGGCGAACTGCTCGTGCGCGGACCCGTCGTCTGCGAGGGCTACCTGCGCGCCGACGGCGGCATCGACCCGGTCACCGACGGCGACGGCTGGCTGCGCACCGGCGACGTCGGCGCGATCGACGACCGCGGCCTGGTCACGATCACCGACCGCAAGAAGGAGCTGATCATCACCGACGGCGGCAAGAACATCGCGCCCACCAAGGTCGAGGCCCTGCTGCGCGCCCACCCGCTGGTCGGCCAGGCCGTCGTGATCGGCGACCGCCGCCCGTACCTGACCGCGCTCCTGGTCCTGGACGAGGACGCCGCCCCCGCCTGGGCCGCCGCGCACGGCATCACCACCGGCTTGCCCGAGCTGGCCGGGCACCCCGACGTGCTGGCCGCGCTCGACCACGCCGTCGCGGAGGCCAACGCGCCCCTGTCGCGCGCCGAGCAGGTCAAGGCGCACCGCGTCCTGCCTGGCCCGTGGACCGCCGAGTCCGGCGAGCTGACCCCCAAGCTCAGCCTGCGCCGCAAGGCCGTCGCCGAGCTGCACGCGGCGACCATCGACTCGATGTACACATAG
- a CDS encoding TetR/AcrR family transcriptional regulator — translation MEPVLSAPVGPDESRSLLDAAHDRFCRTGVKRSTTADVAKLAGLSRITLHRRFATKDALFEQVVRREFRRYFDRFAADVSKAETVQDRVVEGFAGSLRAIRDNPLIGGLMSTEPDAVLPSVLFDGGRTLAVVRQFVAGRLRAEQRAVARRFLVPMLEPPRTP, via the coding sequence GTGGAACCCGTGCTGTCCGCTCCCGTGGGGCCCGACGAATCCCGCTCGCTGCTCGACGCCGCGCACGACCGGTTCTGCCGCACGGGCGTCAAGCGCTCCACCACGGCGGACGTGGCGAAGCTGGCCGGGCTGTCCCGGATCACCCTCCACCGCCGCTTCGCCACCAAGGACGCGCTGTTCGAACAGGTGGTGCGGCGCGAGTTCCGGCGCTACTTCGACCGGTTCGCCGCCGACGTGAGCAAGGCCGAGACCGTGCAGGACCGGGTCGTGGAGGGCTTCGCAGGCTCGCTGCGCGCCATCAGGGACAACCCGCTCATCGGCGGCCTGATGTCCACCGAGCCGGACGCGGTCCTGCCGTCCGTGCTCTTCGACGGCGGGCGCACCCTGGCCGTGGTGCGGCAGTTCGTCGCCGGGCGGCTGCGCGCCGAGCAGCGCGCGGTGGCCCGGCGGTTCCTGGTGCCGATGCTCGAACCCCCGCGCACACCCTGA
- a CDS encoding MerR family transcriptional regulator, protein MAWSTRQLAELAGTSLRTVRHYHEVGLLPEPERRANGYKQYGVAHLTRLLRIKRLAELGFSLDQIADMGDGGGHPAQELRALDAELAATIERLQGVREELAVILAESAPVDLPPDLAPAVALEKYGDAERAFAVVMGRVLSPEAIGRYRKVLEEYYGEPDATGFDELPEDADEATRARVAVLLARQLKRIAENHPGVTELRDSSPDARELAGSAVAAALRDLYNPAQLDVLIRAERINRAEG, encoded by the coding sequence GTGGCCTGGAGCACCCGGCAGCTCGCCGAGTTGGCGGGCACCAGCCTGCGGACCGTGCGGCACTACCACGAGGTCGGGTTGCTGCCCGAGCCCGAGCGGCGGGCCAACGGGTACAAGCAGTACGGGGTCGCGCACCTCACCCGGTTGTTGCGGATCAAGCGGTTGGCGGAGCTGGGGTTCTCGCTCGACCAGATCGCCGACATGGGCGACGGCGGCGGGCACCCGGCGCAGGAGTTGCGCGCCCTGGACGCTGAGCTGGCCGCCACCATCGAGCGCCTGCAGGGCGTGCGCGAGGAGCTGGCCGTCATCCTGGCCGAGTCCGCGCCCGTCGACCTGCCCCCCGACCTGGCCCCGGCCGTCGCGCTGGAGAAGTACGGCGACGCCGAGCGGGCGTTCGCCGTCGTCATGGGGCGGGTGCTCAGCCCGGAGGCCATCGGGCGCTACCGGAAGGTGTTGGAGGAGTACTACGGCGAACCCGACGCCACCGGGTTCGACGAGCTGCCCGAGGACGCGGACGAGGCAACCCGCGCGCGTGTCGCGGTGCTGCTCGCCCGGCAGCTCAAGCGCATCGCGGAGAACCACCCCGGCGTGACCGAGCTGCGCGACAGCAGCCCGGACGCCCGCGAGCTGGCCGGGAGCGCGGTGGCCGCCGCGCTGCGCGACCTCTACAACCCGGCCCAGCTCGACGTGCTCATCCGCGCGGAGCGGATCAACCGAGCGGAGGGGTGA
- a CDS encoding 3-hydroxyacyl-CoA dehydrogenase NAD-binding domain-containing protein has protein sequence MREQDMIGWERGEDGVVVLTMDDPDHPVNTMNPAYRTSMEAVVTRLEAERDGITGVVLTSAKKSFFAGGDVGFMSRAEPEDAEALTEVCAVLKAQLRMLETLGRPVVAAVNGSALGGGLEIALACHHRIALDVPDSRIGLPEVTLGLLPGCGGVSRTVRLLGLQKALTRVLLQGQRYKPAEALELGLVDELASSREELLAKARAWVLANPDAVQPWDAEGYRMPGGSPTSPKVAALLPAFAANLRKQVKGAPLPAPRNVLAAAVESAQLDFESGQRVETAYLVELMIGQVSKNMMRAFFYDTQHVNSGGNRPQGYPPHTARKVAVLGAGMMGAGIAYSCARGGLEVVLKDVTAEAAERGKGYSAKLVDKAVARGKSSRERGDELLARITPTADVADLAGCDLVIEAVFEDQGLKHKVFAEVEAVVAADAVLGSNTSTLPITGLAEGVTRQEDFIGLHFFSPVDKMPLLEIVVGERTSEHTVAKAVDIARQIGKTPIVVDDSRGFFTSRVIGRFVDEAVAMVGEGVDPVTVEQAGSQAGYPAPPLRLMDELTLTLPRKIRQETKAAVLAAGGEWVEHGAEAVVDRMIDEFGRGGRSSGAGFYEYADGERVGLWQGLREHFTREGAEIPFRDVQERMLFAESLDAIRCLDEGVLRSVPDANVGSVLGIGFPAWTGGVLQYANGYPGGLAGFVARARELAAAYGERFSPPESVVGKAERGERYE, from the coding sequence ATGCGGGAGCAGGACATGATCGGGTGGGAGCGGGGCGAGGACGGGGTCGTCGTGCTGACGATGGACGACCCGGACCACCCGGTCAACACGATGAACCCGGCCTACCGGACGTCGATGGAGGCCGTCGTCACGCGGCTGGAGGCCGAGCGGGACGGCATCACCGGCGTGGTGCTGACCTCGGCGAAGAAGAGCTTCTTCGCGGGCGGCGACGTCGGGTTCATGAGCAGGGCCGAGCCCGAGGACGCCGAGGCGCTCACCGAGGTGTGCGCGGTGCTCAAGGCGCAGCTGCGGATGCTGGAGACGCTGGGCAGGCCGGTGGTGGCGGCGGTGAACGGGTCGGCGCTGGGCGGCGGTCTGGAGATCGCGCTGGCCTGCCACCACCGGATCGCGCTCGACGTGCCGGACAGCCGCATCGGGCTGCCGGAGGTGACGTTGGGGCTGCTGCCCGGCTGCGGCGGGGTCAGCCGGACGGTGCGGCTGCTGGGGTTGCAGAAGGCGCTCACGCGGGTGTTGTTGCAGGGCCAGCGGTACAAGCCTGCGGAGGCCTTGGAGCTGGGGCTGGTGGACGAGCTGGCGTCCAGCCGCGAGGAGCTGCTGGCCAAGGCGCGGGCGTGGGTGCTGGCCAACCCGGACGCGGTGCAGCCGTGGGACGCCGAGGGCTACCGGATGCCCGGCGGGTCGCCGACGAGCCCGAAGGTCGCGGCGCTGCTGCCCGCGTTCGCGGCGAACCTGCGCAAGCAGGTCAAGGGCGCTCCCCTGCCCGCGCCGCGCAACGTCCTGGCGGCGGCGGTGGAGAGCGCGCAGCTCGACTTCGAGTCGGGGCAGCGCGTGGAAACCGCTTACCTGGTCGAGCTGATGATCGGCCAGGTCTCGAAGAACATGATGCGGGCGTTCTTCTACGACACGCAGCACGTCAACTCCGGCGGCAACCGGCCGCAGGGCTACCCGCCGCACACCGCGCGCAAGGTCGCGGTGCTGGGCGCGGGCATGATGGGCGCGGGCATCGCCTACTCCTGCGCGCGGGGCGGGCTGGAGGTCGTGCTCAAGGACGTCACGGCCGAGGCGGCCGAGCGCGGCAAGGGCTACTCCGCGAAGCTGGTGGACAAGGCCGTGGCGCGCGGGAAGAGCAGTCGGGAGCGCGGGGACGAGCTGCTGGCGCGGATCACCCCGACCGCGGACGTGGCGGACCTGGCCGGGTGCGACCTGGTGATCGAGGCGGTGTTCGAGGACCAGGGCCTCAAGCACAAGGTGTTCGCCGAGGTCGAGGCCGTGGTCGCGGCGGACGCGGTGCTCGGGTCCAACACCTCCACGCTGCCGATCACCGGCCTGGCCGAGGGCGTGACGCGGCAGGAGGACTTCATCGGGCTGCACTTCTTCTCGCCGGTGGACAAGATGCCGCTGCTGGAGATCGTGGTCGGGGAGCGGACCAGTGAGCACACCGTGGCCAAGGCGGTGGACATCGCCAGGCAGATCGGCAAGACGCCGATCGTGGTCGACGACAGCCGGGGGTTCTTCACCAGCCGGGTCATCGGGCGGTTCGTGGACGAGGCCGTGGCGATGGTCGGCGAGGGCGTGGACCCGGTGACCGTCGAGCAGGCCGGGTCGCAGGCCGGGTACCCGGCGCCTCCGCTGCGGTTGATGGACGAGCTGACGCTGACCCTGCCGCGCAAGATCCGGCAGGAGACCAAGGCCGCGGTGCTGGCGGCAGGCGGCGAGTGGGTCGAGCACGGCGCGGAGGCCGTGGTGGACCGGATGATCGACGAGTTCGGACGTGGTGGGCGCTCCAGCGGGGCCGGGTTCTACGAGTACGCGGACGGCGAGCGGGTCGGGCTGTGGCAGGGGCTCCGGGAGCACTTCACCCGCGAGGGCGCGGAGATCCCGTTCCGGGACGTGCAGGAGCGGATGCTGTTCGCCGAGTCGCTGGACGCCATCCGGTGCCTGGACGAGGGCGTGCTGCGGTCGGTGCCGGACGCGAACGTCGGGTCGGTGCTGGGCATCGGGTTCCCGGCGTGGACCGGCGGGGTGCTCCAGTACGCCAACGGCTACCCCGGCGGGCTGGCCGGGTTCGTGGCGCGGGCGCGGGAGCTGGCGGCGGCGTACGGCGAGCGGTTCAGCCCGCCGGAGTCGGTGGTGGGCAAGGCGGAGCGCGGCGAGCGGTACGAGTAG
- a CDS encoding acyl-CoA dehydrogenase family protein, with protein MPRALTDERRDLVAAVADFCRRECGTKEQRDKLTENGREPHNQRLYEKMADLGWLGIAIPEEHGGAGLGMVDLCLFLEESSYGLAPISGFGTTIITAAAYERFGTEEQKRAVLGGVVRGRVEAVSMSEPGAGSDVGALTCRADKVDGGYLVNGQKTWCSNAHFADHVLLIARTAKDRGKHGGLTQFMVPADAEGLRISGIETMGGREVNDLYFTDCFLPDSAVVGVPGQGWAQLMAGLNLERMILAALMLGVARRAFDDTLAYVRQREQFGRPVGSFQALKHRIADMAVELECARLLLDDVAATIDANPGEVFAREASMAKLKCTELAKHFALEGMQMLGGYGYATEYGMESLLRSAVVSTVYGGTSEIQRDIIGKTYGL; from the coding sequence ATGCCCCGAGCACTGACCGACGAGCGCCGCGACCTGGTCGCCGCGGTCGCCGACTTCTGCCGCCGCGAGTGCGGGACCAAGGAGCAGCGGGACAAGCTGACCGAGAACGGCAGGGAACCGCACAACCAGCGGCTGTACGAGAAGATGGCCGACCTCGGCTGGCTCGGCATCGCCATCCCCGAGGAGCACGGCGGCGCCGGGCTGGGCATGGTGGACCTGTGCCTGTTCCTGGAGGAGAGCTCCTACGGGCTCGCCCCCATCAGCGGTTTCGGCACCACCATCATCACCGCCGCCGCCTACGAGAGGTTCGGCACCGAGGAGCAGAAGCGCGCCGTCCTCGGCGGCGTGGTGCGCGGCCGGGTCGAGGCGGTGTCGATGTCCGAGCCGGGCGCCGGGTCCGACGTGGGCGCGCTGACCTGCCGGGCCGACAAGGTCGACGGCGGGTACCTGGTCAACGGCCAGAAGACCTGGTGCTCCAACGCCCACTTCGCCGACCACGTCCTGCTCATCGCCAGGACCGCCAAGGACCGGGGCAAGCACGGCGGCCTGACCCAGTTCATGGTGCCCGCCGACGCCGAGGGCCTGCGGATCAGCGGCATCGAGACCATGGGCGGGCGCGAGGTCAACGACCTGTACTTCACCGACTGCTTCCTGCCCGACTCGGCCGTCGTCGGCGTGCCCGGCCAGGGCTGGGCGCAGCTGATGGCCGGGCTCAACCTGGAGCGGATGATCCTGGCCGCGCTCATGCTCGGCGTCGCCAGGCGGGCGTTCGACGACACCCTCGCCTACGTGCGCCAGCGCGAGCAGTTCGGCAGGCCGGTCGGCTCGTTCCAGGCGCTGAAGCACCGGATCGCGGACATGGCCGTGGAGCTGGAGTGCGCGCGGCTGCTGCTCGACGACGTCGCCGCGACCATCGACGCCAACCCCGGCGAGGTGTTCGCGCGCGAGGCGTCCATGGCCAAGCTCAAGTGCACCGAGCTGGCCAAGCACTTCGCGCTGGAGGGGATGCAGATGCTCGGCGGCTACGGCTACGCCACCGAGTACGGCATGGAGTCGCTGCTGCGGTCCGCCGTCGTGTCCACTGTGTACGGTGGGACGAGCGAGATCCAGCGCGACATCATCGGCAAGACCTACGGGCTGTAG
- a CDS encoding acetyl-CoA C-acetyltransferase encodes MRCRRRGGSASTVSEAFIYDAIRTPRGKGRGGALHHVKPVSLVAGLIREVGARHPGLDPARIDDVVLGVVTPVGDQGMNLGKTAALVAGLPDEVAGFQLNRYCASGLEAVNLAAQKVRGGWEQLVLAGGVESMSRVPMGSDGGPMATDPETAYDIPFVPQGVSADLIATIEGFSRADVDDYALRSQRLAAAAWSGGYFAKSVAPVKDRNGVTVLAEDEHPRPSTTPEALAGLRPSFAAIGEAGGFDAVALQKYHRVERIEHVHTPGNSSGVVDGAALVLVGSERAGRELGLTPRARVVAAAVSGADPTIMLTGPAPATRKALALAGLAVDDIDLFEINEAFAAVVLRYAKDLDLPWDKVNVNGGAIAMGHPLGATGAMLVGTVVDELERRDARRAVVTLCAGGGIGIATVIERV; translated from the coding sequence ATGCGCTGTCGCCGGCGGGGAGGGAGTGCGAGCACAGTGAGCGAGGCATTCATCTACGACGCGATCCGCACCCCGAGGGGCAAGGGTCGCGGCGGCGCGCTGCACCACGTCAAACCGGTGTCGCTGGTGGCCGGGCTGATCCGGGAGGTCGGCGCCAGGCACCCCGGCCTCGATCCCGCCCGGATCGACGACGTCGTGCTCGGCGTGGTCACCCCGGTCGGCGACCAGGGCATGAACCTGGGCAAGACCGCCGCGCTGGTGGCCGGGCTGCCCGACGAGGTCGCCGGGTTCCAGCTCAACCGGTACTGCGCCTCGGGGTTGGAGGCGGTGAACCTGGCCGCGCAGAAGGTCAGGGGCGGCTGGGAGCAGCTGGTGCTGGCCGGTGGCGTGGAGTCGATGTCGCGGGTGCCGATGGGCTCCGACGGCGGGCCGATGGCCACCGACCCGGAGACCGCGTACGACATCCCGTTCGTGCCGCAGGGCGTGAGCGCCGACCTGATCGCCACCATAGAGGGCTTCTCGCGCGCCGACGTCGACGACTACGCGCTGCGCTCGCAGCGGCTCGCGGCGGCGGCGTGGAGCGGCGGGTATTTCGCGAAGTCCGTGGCACCGGTCAAGGACCGCAACGGGGTGACCGTGCTGGCCGAGGACGAGCACCCCCGGCCGTCCACGACGCCGGAGGCGCTGGCCGGGCTGAGGCCCTCGTTCGCCGCGATCGGCGAGGCGGGCGGGTTCGACGCGGTGGCGCTGCAGAAGTACCACCGGGTCGAGCGGATCGAGCACGTGCACACGCCGGGCAACTCCTCCGGCGTGGTGGACGGGGCGGCGCTGGTGCTGGTCGGCTCCGAGCGGGCCGGGCGCGAGCTGGGGCTGACCCCGCGCGCCCGCGTGGTGGCCGCCGCCGTGAGCGGGGCCGATCCGACGATCATGCTGACCGGTCCGGCGCCCGCGACGCGGAAAGCCCTGGCGCTGGCGGGGTTGGCGGTGGACGACATCGACCTGTTCGAGATCAACGAGGCGTTCGCGGCGGTGGTGCTGCGCTACGCCAAGGACCTGGACCTGCCGTGGGACAAGGTCAACGTCAACGGCGGCGCGATCGCCATGGGCCACCCGCTGGGCGCGACCGGGGCGATGCTCGTCGGCACCGTCGTGGACGAGCTGGAGCGGCGCGACGCGCGGCGGGCCGTGGTGACCCTGTGCGCGGGCGGCGGCATCGGCATCGCCACCGTGATCGAGCGCGTGTGA
- a CDS encoding SdrD B-like domain-containing protein, with amino-acid sequence MSAGRGARRLGVVCAVLALLLAVVWWDLPGARAATGSLTGQVYRDDDDNGAQGGGEPGIAGLVVRVTGTRYSCPPAEQPACAVSRTVTTDAGGTFTVTGLESGDHTITVPRPAAYADGRITTGNGGGTVTAPNQLSYVTVIDGYASTGSLFGMRRGALTGTAWVDADSDGVIDDDEPGRLGSVAVVLLRSDETPVASTTTDGSGAYGFDGVAPGDYVVRATLPAGYGAATPTSVAFTLPAGEGGHVDFGMQKGALGDYVWLDSDEDGVQDPEENGIPGIKVELHRVFGGLVATATTNEYGRYFFVDLDEDLYYLKVYRPEGMVFSPRGRGTAATGSSVFHEDGNQQSSGNTRDVRVQVVDSGITQDMDLDAGLHHNAKDLELTSFDVDDANPVVGQEVVFTSVITNVGRAPQDGAMVHLWLPGALRATAASGVGWNGYCQVDPTVVYCYQTGTAAPGESFPPFVLRAVVDGAMTAESAYSRTGLADTSGYGAEAEEKTRANNDLYGAPMTTSTAAPVTTTTEPPVITTEPTSTTTEPPVTTTTEPPVTTTTESPVTTPPTTTPQVTDLAVSVDADTLSPDVGERVVFTTAVTNVGTTTVTGARVALTVPRGLEYELGAPRVDLGGWFCDAFGRQLSCTEPSEVAPGGSYPLLLVTAVVTEPVSPEAARAEVALFDGAPDDNPDNNGAASPMISPPAAPVTTTTLPATATAPPVTTPATTTSPPTTPAEPIATTGIAAPQPTGTTGEPAPEPPTALPARPEDPLATTGRPARLLLLAALVLMTAGATLLVTTRPAPPGRHRAPRRR; translated from the coding sequence ATGTCGGCCGGTCGTGGCGCGCGCCGCCTCGGCGTGGTGTGCGCGGTGCTCGCGCTGCTGCTCGCCGTCGTGTGGTGGGACCTGCCGGGCGCGCGGGCGGCCACCGGGTCGCTCACCGGGCAGGTGTACCGGGACGACGACGACAACGGCGCCCAGGGCGGTGGGGAGCCGGGCATCGCCGGGCTGGTGGTGCGCGTGACGGGCACCCGCTACTCGTGCCCGCCCGCCGAGCAGCCCGCGTGCGCGGTGAGCCGGACGGTGACGACGGACGCGGGCGGGACGTTCACCGTGACCGGGCTGGAGAGCGGTGACCACACGATCACCGTGCCGCGCCCCGCGGCCTACGCGGACGGGAGGATCACCACCGGCAACGGCGGCGGCACGGTGACCGCGCCGAACCAGCTGTCGTACGTGACGGTGATCGACGGGTACGCGTCCACCGGGTCGCTGTTCGGGATGCGGCGCGGCGCGCTGACCGGGACGGCGTGGGTCGACGCGGACAGCGACGGGGTGATCGACGACGACGAGCCCGGCCGGTTGGGGTCGGTGGCGGTGGTGCTGCTGAGGTCGGACGAGACGCCGGTGGCGAGCACGACCACCGACGGCTCGGGGGCATACGGCTTCGACGGCGTGGCGCCGGGCGACTACGTCGTGCGCGCGACCCTGCCCGCCGGGTACGGGGCGGCCACGCCGACGTCGGTGGCGTTCACCCTGCCCGCCGGGGAGGGCGGGCACGTGGACTTCGGGATGCAGAAGGGCGCGCTCGGGGACTACGTGTGGCTGGACTCGGACGAGGACGGGGTGCAGGACCCGGAGGAGAACGGGATTCCGGGGATCAAGGTCGAGCTGCACCGGGTGTTCGGCGGGCTGGTGGCGACGGCGACCACGAACGAGTACGGGCGGTACTTCTTCGTGGACCTGGACGAGGACCTGTACTACCTGAAGGTGTACCGGCCGGAGGGGATGGTGTTCTCCCCGCGTGGGCGGGGGACGGCGGCGACCGGGTCGTCGGTGTTCCACGAGGACGGGAACCAGCAGAGCTCCGGGAACACGCGGGACGTGCGGGTGCAGGTGGTGGACAGCGGGATCACCCAGGACATGGACCTCGACGCGGGGCTGCACCACAACGCCAAGGACCTGGAGCTGACCTCGTTCGACGTGGACGACGCGAATCCGGTGGTGGGGCAGGAGGTCGTGTTCACGTCGGTGATCACCAACGTGGGGCGCGCGCCGCAGGACGGGGCGATGGTGCACCTGTGGCTGCCGGGGGCGCTGCGGGCCACGGCGGCCTCGGGGGTGGGGTGGAACGGGTACTGCCAGGTCGATCCCACGGTGGTCTACTGCTACCAGACCGGGACGGCCGCGCCGGGCGAGTCGTTCCCGCCGTTCGTGCTGCGGGCGGTGGTGGACGGGGCGATGACGGCGGAGAGCGCTTACTCGCGGACGGGGTTGGCCGACACGAGCGGTTACGGCGCGGAGGCGGAGGAGAAGACCCGCGCGAACAACGACCTCTACGGCGCCCCGATGACGACCTCGACGGCGGCGCCGGTCACGACGACCACCGAACCGCCCGTCATCACCACAGAACCGACCAGCACGACCACCGAGCCACCGGTCACCACAACCACCGAGCCACCGGTCACCACGACCACGGAATCACCGGTCACCACTCCCCCGACCACCACTCCCCAGGTCACCGATCTGGCCGTGTCAGTAGACGCGGACACCCTGTCCCCGGACGTGGGCGAGCGCGTCGTCTTCACCACCGCGGTCACCAACGTGGGCACCACGACCGTCACGGGCGCGCGGGTCGCCCTCACCGTCCCCAGGGGCTTGGAGTACGAACTGGGCGCCCCGCGGGTGGACCTGGGCGGCTGGTTCTGCGACGCGTTCGGCAGGCAGCTCTCGTGCACCGAGCCGTCCGAGGTCGCGCCGGGCGGTTCCTACCCGCTGCTGCTGGTCACCGCGGTGGTGACCGAGCCGGTCTCCCCCGAAGCCGCACGGGCGGAGGTGGCGCTGTTCGACGGCGCGCCGGACGACAACCCGGACAACAACGGCGCGGCCAGCCCGATGATCTCCCCACCCGCCGCGCCCGTCACGACGACCACGCTCCCGGCCACCGCGACCGCACCACCCGTCACCACACCGGCGACCACCACGTCCCCACCCACCACACCCGCGGAACCCATCGCCACCACGGGAATCGCCGCACCGCAGCCGACCGGCACGACCGGCGAGCCCGCGCCGGAACCGCCCACCGCGCTGCCCGCTCGCCCGGAGGACCCCCTGGCCACCACCGGTCGCCCGGCCCGGCTCCTGCTGCTGGCCGCGCTGGTGCTGATGACCGCGGGCGCGACCCTGCTCGTGACCACCCGCCCCGCGCCACCGGGCCGCCACCGCGCTCCCCGCCGCCGCTGA